Proteins from one Catenuloplanes atrovinosus genomic window:
- a CDS encoding MFS transporter translates to MLWTANFTRYFVARCVSVFGDAMLLVASALAIGASYGATGIGVVLAAWMVPFLGFILFGGVFADRLGARPLMLGADLVRLTAQGTVAAVFLTGVPPLWLLILCSAVSGAATAMYQPGVNGIVPLVTDDPQRANATIRVANAIAELLGPAVAGVLFGFAGAGVVYAVDAATFAVSAVCLATVRTGRIPRAARASMAADLVAGWREFRARTWLWSVILVWVAFGIFLFGPLLPLGAVLVSGEHGAPAYGWMQSAVGAGTILGGLAALRLRPARPLAAGAVAMAGYLLLPLAIALHGTLPALLAAAVANGGAWAFWSVMWQTSVQTRVPPDMLNRLTAYEVLGSDGSLPVGQALAGPVAGAVGAERVLGASVLVGLLGCAALLLTPAVRGLRRAAEPVSSPAAT, encoded by the coding sequence GTGTTGTGGACGGCGAACTTCACCCGGTACTTCGTGGCCCGCTGCGTCTCCGTGTTCGGCGACGCGATGCTGCTGGTCGCGTCCGCGCTGGCGATCGGCGCCAGCTACGGCGCGACCGGGATCGGCGTGGTGCTGGCCGCGTGGATGGTGCCGTTCCTCGGCTTCATCCTGTTCGGCGGCGTGTTCGCGGACCGGCTCGGCGCGCGTCCGCTGATGCTCGGCGCGGACCTGGTCCGGCTGACCGCGCAGGGCACGGTCGCGGCGGTGTTCCTCACCGGCGTACCGCCGCTGTGGCTCCTGATCCTCTGTTCCGCCGTGAGCGGCGCCGCGACCGCGATGTACCAGCCCGGCGTGAACGGGATCGTGCCGCTGGTGACGGACGACCCGCAGCGCGCGAACGCCACGATCCGGGTGGCGAACGCGATCGCGGAACTGCTCGGCCCCGCGGTCGCCGGCGTGCTGTTCGGCTTCGCCGGCGCCGGCGTGGTCTACGCGGTGGACGCCGCCACGTTCGCGGTCAGCGCGGTGTGCCTGGCGACCGTGCGGACCGGCCGCATCCCCCGGGCCGCACGCGCCTCCATGGCCGCGGACCTGGTCGCGGGCTGGCGCGAGTTCCGCGCCCGGACCTGGCTGTGGAGCGTGATCCTGGTCTGGGTCGCGTTCGGGATCTTCCTGTTCGGTCCGCTGCTGCCGCTCGGCGCGGTGCTGGTCAGCGGCGAGCACGGCGCGCCCGCGTACGGCTGGATGCAGTCCGCGGTCGGTGCCGGCACCATCCTCGGCGGCCTGGCCGCGCTGCGCCTCCGGCCCGCCCGGCCGCTCGCGGCCGGCGCGGTGGCGATGGCCGGCTACCTGCTGCTGCCGCTGGCCATCGCGCTGCACGGCACGCTGCCGGCGCTGCTCGCCGCGGCCGTGGCGAACGGGGGCGCGTGGGCGTTCTGGTCGGTGATGTGGCAGACCAGCGTGCAGACGCGGGTGCCGCCGGACATGCTGAACCGGCTGACCGCGTACGAGGTGCTCGGCTCCGACGGGAGCCTGCCGGTCGGGCAGGCCCTCGCCGGTCCGGTGGCCGGCGCGGTCGGCGCCGAGCGCGTGCTCGGCGCGTCCGTGCTGGTCGGCCTGCTCGGCTGCGCGGCGCTGCTGCTCACGCCCGCGGTGCGCGGGCTGCGCCGGGCCGCGGAGCCGGTCAGCTCTCCGGCTGCAACGTGA
- a CDS encoding alpha/beta fold hydrolase, which produces MEKKILYTREWGSGDRVAVLIHGMITDSTSWHEVGPALAEKGYRVIAPDLPGHGRSPAPDGGLTLGDAAELLLRTVPAEPELAIGHSLGGVVLAAAVERLRPARAVYVDPPQRLDDGGHGLESAIAYLEKRRASRTPETLRRDRPSWPERDALNEVEAALRWDTTSTATLLASAVGRDLAPVAVVPSLLIRADPSEYVPDDAAVDRLTRAGLTVRTMAGAGHTVWYGRLPDFLSALDGWI; this is translated from the coding sequence GTGGAGAAGAAGATCCTGTACACCCGCGAATGGGGATCGGGCGATCGCGTCGCCGTGCTGATCCACGGCATGATCACCGATTCCACCTCCTGGCACGAGGTCGGCCCCGCGCTGGCCGAGAAGGGCTACCGGGTGATCGCGCCGGACCTGCCCGGCCACGGCCGCTCCCCCGCGCCGGACGGCGGCCTCACCCTGGGCGACGCCGCCGAGCTGCTGCTGCGCACCGTACCGGCGGAGCCCGAGCTGGCGATCGGGCATTCGCTGGGCGGCGTGGTGCTGGCCGCGGCCGTGGAGCGCCTGCGGCCGGCCCGCGCGGTCTACGTCGACCCGCCGCAGCGGCTCGACGACGGCGGCCACGGCCTGGAGTCCGCGATCGCCTACCTGGAGAAGCGCCGGGCGAGCCGCACGCCGGAGACGCTGCGCCGCGACCGGCCGTCGTGGCCGGAACGGGACGCGCTCAACGAGGTCGAGGCCGCGCTGCGCTGGGACACCACCTCCACCGCGACGCTGCTCGCCTCCGCGGTCGGCCGGGACCTGGCGCCGGTCGCGGTCGTACCGTCGCTGCTGATCAGGGCCGATCCCAGCGAGTACGTGCCGGACGACGCCGCCGTCGACCGGCTCACCCGGGCCGGCCTCACGGTCCGCACGATGGCCGGCGCCGGCCACACCGTCTGGTACGGACGCCTTCCCGACTTCCTGTCCGCCCTGGACGGCTGGATCTGA
- a CDS encoding chemotaxis protein CheB, whose product MPGSDLVVIGASAGGLEALRGLLGGLPAGLPAGVIIVVHTGSHAAGRLPDVLARAGPLPAAYAVSGQRLTPGLLTVAPPGQHLVLTAGRVLRLHRGPLVHHTRPAIDPLLHSAAGVCGDRVIAVMLSGRLHDGADGAAAVAAAGGIVLVQDPAEAQSPGMPRATLARVPGAAVWPAAKLGGAIADALDTDVAPGTPARVPGGVEEIDEALWTAVSRLQSHAAAQQRLLQRLDPAGGVAAEARARAARALHAAQVIADRVMPFFEPGADG is encoded by the coding sequence ATGCCGGGCAGTGACCTTGTCGTGATCGGCGCCTCCGCCGGCGGCCTCGAGGCGTTGCGCGGGCTGCTGGGCGGACTGCCCGCCGGACTGCCGGCCGGCGTGATCATCGTGGTTCACACCGGGTCGCACGCGGCCGGCCGGCTGCCCGACGTGCTGGCCCGCGCCGGGCCGCTGCCCGCCGCCTACGCGGTGTCCGGGCAGCGGCTGACGCCCGGCCTGCTGACCGTCGCCCCGCCGGGGCAGCACCTCGTCCTGACCGCCGGGCGGGTGCTGCGCCTGCACCGTGGCCCGCTCGTCCACCACACCCGCCCCGCGATCGACCCGTTGCTGCACAGCGCCGCCGGCGTCTGCGGCGACCGGGTGATCGCGGTCATGCTGTCCGGCCGGCTCCACGACGGCGCGGACGGCGCGGCCGCGGTGGCCGCCGCCGGTGGAATCGTGCTCGTGCAGGACCCGGCGGAGGCCCAGAGCCCCGGCATGCCCCGCGCCACCCTCGCGCGGGTCCCGGGGGCGGCGGTCTGGCCGGCCGCCAAGCTGGGCGGGGCGATCGCCGACGCGCTGGACACGGACGTCGCGCCCGGGACCCCCGCGCGGGTGCCCGGCGGCGTGGAGGAGATCGACGAGGCGCTGTGGACCGCGGTGTCGCGGCTGCAGTCCCACGCCGCCGCCCAGCAACGCCTCCTGCAACGGCTGGACCCGGCCGGTGGGGTCGCCGCCGAGGCCCGGGCACGCGCGGCTCGCGCGCTGCACGCCGCGCAGGTGATCGCCGACCGCGTCATGCCGTTCTTCGAGCCGGGAGCCGATGGATGA